From Plasmodium brasilianum strain Bolivian I chromosome 7, whole genome shotgun sequence, the proteins below share one genomic window:
- a CDS encoding LCCL domain-containing protein, whose product MNNFFFSIICILFITYLCKGIINNYPSNNKIFLKYKGSYCLYPENIIENNKFEISSDSCDKVAHENELILHVVLSFLFKGKITWLSFNDGRIRTQNGLCLKTYKNILVVSTCSPNQDEKSEIWKIDKEQQLKNESNKCAQVAGNKLFSFTCNSLSSTGFEIIPSTPDELNLMKIRYAQKKLQNVNTEYLEKLHKKSNILISSYNQLEKEIDYILKTDKEMKIEKEKIINLMNDVKSIVNTASSLKDYGTGALMKIYDSIDVNYKKSLLRVPLEKLQVNEEILSELGIEKGEIKIIIQSFLNVSDSNNYIFVAKNITGNLIVKLDNKEIIANIDKQTNTTISSPLVFLPKNKIVPIYIEISSSKEGKNYYKPSFTLYWSSKNLPEQIINSLYLYTTTYEKVCYTPLQKKIDCSETFEALPKKNQEFQFLCPSGCFDRGEYPKHKEKKNMTTETAAENAKVQTTEVDTAEAEKTDAEKEEMERTNAGINCYELKSSMCASAVKANFLPMESEGIIKVMVKSVRNKEGKYEHCGVLIPTNIHDNTFKGITDIKLVDMDDFFLNFDKNRELYKGYKGIVTDDRHSLLTKTDLSKRYISDVDINCNNNLKDNYEFGSGSFVVKRIKSSELINSEKSIVVDMFSLFEKYSSDENKLPIYIPGWTKKTCNNIQLYIKYGKPNDIMKYPSRLLSCDDTFENINFNEDEMIVGRCLPSCINDKEVYGSFIYAPISPICKSAIHSGIITNKGGLIEIRKLKNITQSFNSTISITRNNIKATITDMKNKDSYYITKPNGVICNFPTTSYNTNESLNSDNYNQGDDLFPSFIQLNSYILDNPPVTLVHEKHAVLQNQLLNMHNIYNTKNYKEKMFANRKQKQEVGQITSNTFEDQTLKSEFFTFKENYEKEKEHFQNLAKKHQSIFSNLFMKKKFINGFNKTLAGVRSEQIDYQSFLKKEESIIASLVKQFHIITNKKKFLIERLEKSLANVKAVTVQTFTEKYNSTNINDNYIVTDSNNAIYSSNWTSKWNIEKYTNGNLFSSITNDSLISSNEDLYGSYILYRYTKLYKGFISLDVKLPYEGDVGIIFKYKDYNNYSNFIINKNEFYFIQVLDGKIGKKVNSKVIHNSSYQLANWTKIFIEFGYKNIRAYINGKYALGYELKNDTLGLLGFGVNKCKEKVFIDKIVIGSLDQAKYYKIGNYKEISTNSQYNTEKEKKALEMDIEKSGKSENNERRKIERKNIDEPNQKVCREFEEEFNVPLDTNWIVPSNSFWKIHGGFNLSSIWGANNGKSTENSENGEGNLVIPSIILLKKQNICADMKSFTFQSSINLKKLSKCGIIFRVIRTDDFLSVILDTTEMTGKLYLLKITKGIPYQLNTPTHIPINPNTWYNLKVSYNGSSVSITLNDEMILNSTFNEHLND is encoded by the exons AtgaataacttttttttttcaataatatgtatactaTTTATTACTTACTTGTGTAAAGGAATCATCAATAATTATCcatctaataataaaatatttttaaaatataaaggcTCGTATTGTTTATACCCTGAGaatattattgaaaataataaatttgaaatatCATCAGACAGTTGTGATAAAGTAGCTCATGAAAATGag TTGATTCTTCATGTTGTtctttctttccttttcaaGGGAAAAATCACTTGGTTATCCTTTAACGACGGAAGAATACGCACTCAGAACGGATTGTGCCTAAaaacttataaaaatattttagtagTATCAACATGCTCTCCTAATCAAGATGAAAAATCtgaaatatggaaaatagACAAAGAACAACAATTGAAAAATGAGAGCAATAAATGCGCCCAAGTAGCTGGGAATAAgttgttttcttttacttGTAATTCCCTATCTTCTACTGGATTTGAAATAATACCTTCTACCCCAGATGAATtgaatttaatgaaaataagatatgctcaaaaaaaattacaaaatgtGAATACagaatatttagaaaaacttcataaaaaatcaaatatattaattagtaGCTACAATcaattagaaaaagaaatagattacattttaaaaacagataaagaaatgaaaatagaaaaggaaaaaatcataaatttaatgaatGATGTAAAATCAATAGTAAATACCGCTTCTTCATTAAAAGATTATGGAACAGGGGCtctaatgaaaatatatgatagtATTGAtgtaaattacaaaaaaagtttattgaGAGTACCACTGGAAAAATTGCAAGTAAACGAGGAAATTTTAAGTGAGTTAGGAATTGAAAAgggagaaataaaaattataattcagAGTTTTTTGAATGTCTCagatagtaataattatatttttgtagcaaaaaatataacaggAAATCTTATTGTCAAATTagataataaagaaattattgCAAACATAGATAAGCAAACTAATACAACTATAAGTAGCCCACTTGTGTTCttaccaaaaaataaaatagtacctatatatattgaaatatcATCAtcaaaagaaggaaaaaattactaCAAACCATCTTTTACTTTGTACTGGAGTAGTAAAAATCTTCctgaacaaataataaattctttatatttatataccaCCACATACGAAAAAGTGTGCTACACACCATTGCAAAAAAAGATAGACTGTTCAGAGACATTCGAAGCTCTGCCGAAGAAAAATCAGGAGTTTCAGTTCTTATGTCCTTCTGGCTGTTTCGATAGAGGGGAATATCCCAAACataaggagaaaaaaaatatgacaaCGGAAACAGCAGCAGAAAATGCTAAAGTGCAAACAACAGAAGTGGACACAGCAGAAGCCGAAAAAACAGATGCTGAAAAGGAGGAAATGGAAAGAACAAACGCGGGAATTAACTGTTATGAATTGAAATCTAGCATGTGCGCATCGGCGGTTAAAGCTAATTTCCTCCCCATGGAGAGTGAAGGTATCATAAAGGTAATGGTGAAAAGCGTTAGAAACAAAGAAGGAAAATACGAACATTGTGGTGTTCTGATACCAACTAATATTCATGATAACACGTTCAAAGGAATAACAGATATCAAACTAGTGGATATGGATGACTTCTTCCTTAACTTTGATAAAAATCGTGAATTATACAAAGGGTACAAAGGAATTGTAACTGATGATAGACACTCATTGTTAACAAAAACAGATTTATCTAAAAGATACATTTCTGATGTTGATATAAATTGtaacaataatttaaaagataattaTGAATTTGGTTCAGGTTCCTTCGTAGTAAAACGTATAAAATCATCCGAATTAATAAATAGTGAAAAAAGCATAGTTGTAGAtatgttttcattatttgaGAAATATAGTAGTGACGAAAATAAattacctatatatataccagGATGGACTAAAAAAACATGTAACAATattcaattatatattaaatacgGAAAACCAAatgatataatgaaatatccATCTAGGCTTTTATCATGCGACGATACATTTGAAAATATCAATTTTAATGAGGACGAAATGATAGTTGGTCGATGTTTACCTTCTTGTATTAATGATAAGGAAGTTTACGGTTCTTTTATCTATGCTCCAATATCACCCATATGCAAATCTGCAATACATTCTGGTATTATAACTAATAAAGGGGGGTTAATAGAAATAAGGAAACTTAAGAATATTACTCAATCGTTTAATAGTACCATAAGTATAACacgaaataatattaaagcTACAATAACGGATATGAAGAATAAAGATTCCTACTATATAACAAAACCTAACGGAGTCATTTGTAATTTTCCAACAACTTCATACAATACAAATGAATCGTTAAACTCTGATAATTACAATCAGGGAGATGATTTATTTCCTTCTTTCATCCAATTGAACTCATATATTCTTGACAATCCCCCTGTTACTTTAGTACATGAAAAACATGCAGTCTTACAAAACCAGTTACttaatatgcataatatatataacacaaaaaattataaagaaaaaatgtttgCAAATCGGAAGCAGAAACAGGAAGTAGGGCAAATAACCTCCAATACGTTCGAGGATCAAACATTAAAAAGCGAATTTTTCACATTTaaggaaaattatgaaaaggaaaaagaacaCTTCCAAAATTTGGCAAAGAAACATCAAAgtattttttccaatttatttatgaaaaaaaaatttataaatggttttaataaaacattagCAGGGGTGAGATCTGAACAGATTGATTATCAGTCATTCctcaaaaaagaagaatcTATTATTGCATCTTTAGTAAAAcaatttcatataattacAAACAAGAAGAAATTTCTCATAGAAAGACTAGAAAAATCTTTAGCAAATGTTAAAGCAGTAACTGTCCAAACGtttacagaaaaatataattcaacaaatattaatgataattatatagTAACAGATAGTAATAATGCGATATATTCATCAAATTGGACATCCAAATGGAACATTGAAAAATACACAAACGGAAATCTCTTTTCATCCATAACTAATGATAGTTTGATATCATCAAATGAGGACCTGTATGGCTCTTACATACTTTATAGATACACAAAACTCTACAAAGGCTTTATTTCATTAGACGTAAAATTACCGTACGAAGGAGATGTTGgtatcatttttaaatataaagattataataattactcaaattttataataaataaaaacgaattctattttattcaaGTTCTTGATGGAAAAATAGGTAAAAAAGTTAATTCGAAAGTAATTCATAACTCATCATATCAGCTAGCCAATTGgacaaaaatttttattgaattcggttataaaaatattagggcttatataaatggaaaatatgCCTTAGgatatgaattaaaaaatgatacatTGGGCTTGTTAGGTTTTGGcgtaaataaatgtaaagaGAAAGTATTTATTGACAAAATTGTTATAGGTTCTCTTGACCAGGCTAAGTATTACAAAATAGGAAACTACAAAGAAATTAGCACAAATAGTCAATACAACACTGAGAAGGAGAAAAAGGCACTCGAAATGGATATAGAAAAAAGTGGAAAAAGCGAAAACAACGAACGCAGAAAGAtcgaaagaaaaaatatagatgaaCCAAATCAAAAAGTATGCAGAGAATTCGAGGAAGAGTTTAACGTTCCACTAGATACTAATTGGATAGTACCTTCGAATTCTTTTTGGAAAATTCATGGGGGTTTTAACTTGAGCTCTATTTGGGGTGCTAATAATGGAAAGAGTACGGAAAATAGTGAAAATG GAGAAGGCAATTTAGTTATTCCCTCAATTATACTTCTGAAGAAACAGAACATATGTGCTGACATGAAATCCTTCACATTTCAGTCTTccattaatttaaaaaagttatcaAAATGtggaataatttttagaGTTATAAGAACAGACGACTTCCTATCAGTTATACTGGATACAACCGAAATGACAGGAAAATTGTATCTTCTCAAAATTACAAAAGGTATTCCGTATCAATTAAATACACCCACACATATACCTATTAACCCCAACACATGGTATAATTTAAAGGTATCATATAATGGCTCTAGTGTCAGCATAACGTTAAATGATGAAATGATTTTAAACTCAACGTTTAACGAACATCTTAATGACTAG
- a CDS encoding 60S ribosomal protein L32, giving the protein MAVKKVGKIIKKRTKKFTRFQSNRFMCVKPAWRKPRGIDCRVRRRYKGTNLMPSIGYGSNNKTKYLLPNNKYKYIVKNVKELEPLIMNNTKYCVQIAHNVSSKKRKEIIQRAKQMNVSVINANARLQKMEE; this is encoded by the exons atggctgtaaaaaaagtaggaaagattataaaaaagagaacCAAAAAATTTACCCGATTTCAGTCAAACAGGTTTATGTGTGTCAAG CCTGCATGGAGAAAACCAAGAGGTATTGATTGCCGTGTCAGGAGAAGATATAAAGGAACAAATCTTATGCCAAGTATTGGGTatggtagtaataataaaacaaaatacttACTGcctaataataaatataaatatatagtaaaaaatgttaaagaaTTAGAACCATTAATTATGAACAATACCAAATACTGTGTGCAAATTGCTCATAATGTTTCAAGTAAAAAGAGAAAGGAAATAATTCAGAGAGCCAAACAAATGAACGTTTCGGTTATTAATGCAAACGCAAGATTGCAAAAAATGGAAGAGTAA